The Longimicrobium sp. genome has a segment encoding these proteins:
- a CDS encoding ketoacyl-ACP synthase III, protein MVHFPNALYRGVRIVGAGAYVPTRVVDNRRIAEAIPGWSPERIEEKTSIRERRWLWEVDAEAGVAVAPPLTAGEPASNTDMCEVALRKALEVAGLPAAELDAVFLVTCTPDRLNFNHDAMEVHRRLGCRPDAYALVIDDGCGGTPYMLDMAYRMIRSGALRTVAVIGSTLTSPQLDREVHTGWVDPGGGRNPVSAFLSMYLFGDGAGAVVVRGDGMAGEGIVASTSGNDYAELVLRRAGGAMRPVHRGLPNPAENTFVVDGQLVAESYGVFMQKTIDALLAERPELAGEVKRYYFHQPNKRLMDRFVASAGLDPARVAYNVDRYGNTSAAGMFILLAEDLEAGTVRLGSGDLVMIAAVGANVHYGGQLVRL, encoded by the coding sequence ATGGTCCACTTCCCGAACGCCCTGTACCGGGGCGTCCGCATCGTGGGGGCGGGCGCCTACGTCCCCACGCGCGTGGTCGACAACCGGCGCATCGCCGAGGCGATCCCCGGCTGGAGCCCCGAGCGCATCGAAGAGAAGACCAGCATCCGCGAGCGCCGCTGGCTGTGGGAGGTGGACGCCGAGGCCGGAGTGGCCGTGGCGCCGCCGCTCACCGCGGGCGAGCCGGCGTCGAACACCGACATGTGCGAGGTGGCGCTCAGGAAGGCGCTCGAGGTGGCGGGGCTGCCGGCGGCGGAGCTCGACGCCGTGTTCCTGGTGACCTGCACCCCGGACCGGCTGAACTTCAACCACGACGCCATGGAGGTGCACCGGCGCCTGGGGTGCCGCCCCGACGCCTACGCGCTGGTGATCGACGACGGGTGCGGCGGCACGCCGTACATGCTCGACATGGCGTACCGGATGATCCGGAGCGGCGCCCTGCGCACGGTGGCGGTGATCGGCTCCACGCTCACCTCGCCGCAGCTCGACCGCGAGGTGCACACCGGCTGGGTCGACCCCGGCGGCGGCCGCAACCCAGTGAGCGCGTTCCTGTCGATGTACCTGTTCGGCGACGGGGCGGGCGCGGTGGTGGTGCGCGGCGACGGGATGGCCGGCGAGGGGATCGTGGCCTCCACCTCCGGGAACGACTACGCCGAGCTGGTGCTGCGCCGCGCCGGCGGCGCCATGCGGCCGGTGCACCGGGGCCTGCCCAACCCGGCCGAGAACACCTTCGTGGTGGACGGCCAGCTGGTGGCCGAGAGCTACGGCGTGTTCATGCAGAAGACGATCGACGCGCTCCTGGCCGAGCGGCCGGAGCTGGCGGGCGAGGTGAAGCGCTACTACTTCCACCAGCCCAACAAGCGGCTGATGGACCGCTTCGTCGCCTCGGCGGGGCTGGACCCGGCGCGCGTGGCCTACAACGTGGACCGCTACGGCAACACCTCGGCGGCGGGGATGTTCATCCTGCTGGCCGAAGACCTGGAGGCGGGCACCGTGCGCCTGGGGAGCGGCGACCTGGTGATGATCGCCGCCGTCGGCGCCAACGTCCACTACGGCGGCCAGCTCGTGCGCCTGTGA